A stretch of DNA from Methylobacterium sp. CB376:
TGCGGACGCGCGAGCGCCCGCCATCGACGCCGATCACCTGGCCGGTGATCCAGCCGGCCTCCTCGCCGACCAGGAAGGCCGCGAGGCCGCCCGCATCCTCGGGCCGGCCGAGGCGCTGGAGCGCGTGCATGCCGGCGATGCCGTTCGCCACCGTCTCGTTGGCGGTGAGCGGCGCGGCGAGCGGCGTGCGGGTGAGGGAGGGGGCGACGACGTTCACGCGCACGCTCGGGGCAAGTTCGGCCGCGAGCGCGCGGGCGAGTCCCTCGACGGCGCCCTTGGCCATCGCCACGCTGGCATGGGCGGAAAAGCCCTGGGCGACCGCGACCGTGGAGAACAGCACGACCCCGCTCGTGCCCGTCCCGGCCCCCTCCCGCAGCGCGGGCGCGGCGGCCTGCACGGCCAGGAAGGCGCCGAGCGCGTTGAGGCGGAAATCGGCCTCGATCTCCTCCGCCCGCAGCCGCGCGACCGGCCGCAGGGTGATGCTGCCGACCGCGTAGACGAGGCCGCCGAGCGCGTCCCCGGCCTGCGCGGCGGCGCGCGCGGCGGTGGCCGGGTCGGTGACGTCGCCCGCCGTCACGGTCGTGTCGCCGAGTTCGGCGGCGGCCGCCGCGAGCCGGCCCGCGTCGCGGGCGACGAGGTGGAGGGGCCGGCCGCGCGCCCGCAGCGCCCGGGCCGCGGCGAGGCCGATCCCGCCCGTGCCGCCGAAGATCAGAACCCGTGCCGCCCCGCCCGTCATGCCGCCCCCCTTTGCCGCGCGCCTCGCCGCTCGCCTTGCGGCTCCCCTTGGCCCGCGTCCGGCGCTAGGTATGGCGGGACGGGCTCGGGTCAGCCGAGCTGAACTGCCGCAGGGGCCGGCGGCGATCCGGGGGAGCCAGGGGCATGAAGTTCGCCTTCGCGGGGATCGACTTTCTCGGCGGCGTCTTCGAGGCCCTGGCGGGGGCCGGCTGGCAGCCGATCAAGCTCTTCACCCGGCCCTGCGACGGCATCTACGACTTCAACGACAGCGTGGTGACGCTGGCGCGCCGCCACCGGGTGCCGATCCAGCTCTCGCGGGTGCGGCCGGCGGATCTCGACGCGCTGACCCAGGAGCACGGCCGCGACTGGGCGCTCGTCGTCGCGGGCTATCCCTGGCTGATCACCGGCTGGCCGGGCCGGGTGCGCTACGCGCTCAACTTCCACCCCTCGCCGCTGCCGACCGGCCGCGGCCCCTACCCGCTGTTCAAGGCGATCCTCGATTCCTACGAGACCTGGGGCGTCACCGCCCACGTCCTCGCCGAGGAGGGGTTCGACACCGGCGACATCCTCGCCCAGGAGCTCTTCCCGCTCTCGCCCGGCGAGACCCACGAGACGCTGCTCGCCCGCTGCCAGATCGCCGCGATGCGGCTGGCCGCCGGACCGATCGCCCGCGACCTGCCCGCCCGCTGGCGGGCCCCGGAGCCGCAGGGCGACGGCTCCTACTGGCCGCGGGTGACGGATGCGGACCGCACCCTCGATTTCCGCCAGCCCGTCGCCGCGGTGCTGCGCAAGGTGCGGGCCTTCGGGACGATCGAGACCGTGGCGCGGCTCAACGACGCCCGGGTCTTCGTGGCGGCGGCCGACGGCTGGGTCGAGCCGCACCGCTACGCGCCGGGCGCGATCGTGCACCGCCACCGCCGCCACGTGCTGGTGGCCGCCCGGGACGGCTTCGTGCAGATCACCCGCTGGAGCACGCTGCCGCTGGCGGAGGCCGGCCAGACCGGCCGCTGAGCCGTGCCGCCGATGCGCCGCAAGGGCGACCTGCCCGAGAAGATCTGCGCCCAATGCGGCCGGCCCTTCGCGTGGCGGCGCAAGTGGGAGCGGGTCTGGGAGGAGGTGCGCTACTGCTCGGATCGCTGCCGCCGGGAGGCGAAGCGGGGCGGGGCGGGGCGGAGCCGGTCCTGAGCCGTCATCCGCCATCCGGTTGATGGCTTCGCCATCTCCGATTTCGGCCATGCGGATGTCGGCGTCGCTCAGGCGCCGCGCTCAGGCGCCGCGCGGGCTCGTGATCCGGGACCCGCTTTGATCAAGCGGATCCCGTATCAGGCGGCGCGCGACCGCGGCAGGATCCCGCCGGGGCCGGGCGTCGGGCAGAGCTCGCGCAGGGGCGCCGGCTTGCCGAGCAGGTAGCCCTGGACCAGGCGGCAGCCGAAGCCCCGCAGGCGGTCGAGCTGCTCTTCCGTCTCCACGCCCTCGGCGACGCATTCCAGGCCGAGATACGTGCAGAGGTGCAGGATCGTCTTCACGATCGCCTCGCCGGTGGGCGTGTCGACGCTCGCCACGAAGCTGCGGTCGATCTTGATCCGGTCGAGCCCCAGCCGGTGCACGTAGCCGAGGCTCGAATGGCCGGTGCCGAAATCGTCGAGGGCGATCCGGCTGCCCAGGGCACGGAGCTTGCCGACCGAGCGGCCCGCCGCCTCCAGGTCGGCCATCAGCGCC
This window harbors:
- a CDS encoding SDR family NAD(P)-dependent oxidoreductase, which gives rise to MTGGAARVLIFGGTGGIGLAAARALRARGRPLHLVARDAGRLAAAAAELGDTTVTAGDVTDPATAARAAAQAGDALGGLVYAVGSITLRPVARLRAEEIEADFRLNALGAFLAVQAAAPALREGAGTGTSGVVLFSTVAVAQGFSAHASVAMAKGAVEGLARALAAELAPSVRVNVVAPSLTRTPLAAPLTANETVANGIAGMHALQRLGRPEDAGGLAAFLVGEEAGWITGQVIGVDGGRSRVRTRG
- a CDS encoding methionyl-tRNA formyltransferase; translated protein: MKFAFAGIDFLGGVFEALAGAGWQPIKLFTRPCDGIYDFNDSVVTLARRHRVPIQLSRVRPADLDALTQEHGRDWALVVAGYPWLITGWPGRVRYALNFHPSPLPTGRGPYPLFKAILDSYETWGVTAHVLAEEGFDTGDILAQELFPLSPGETHETLLARCQIAAMRLAAGPIARDLPARWRAPEPQGDGSYWPRVTDADRTLDFRQPVAAVLRKVRAFGTIETVARLNDARVFVAAADGWVEPHRYAPGAIVHRHRRHVLVAARDGFVQITRWSTLPLAEAGQTGR
- a CDS encoding DUF2256 domain-containing protein — translated: MPPMRRKGDLPEKICAQCGRPFAWRRKWERVWEEVRYCSDRCRREAKRGGAGRSRS